In the genome of Notamacropus eugenii isolate mMacEug1 chromosome 7, mMacEug1.pri_v2, whole genome shotgun sequence, the window TACATGATTGTACTCCATGGAGatccctttttctatttttttccatttctgttagtCACGCCATGCATCCAATTCAAGGGCTGCCTCGGTCCAAGCCAGCAAACTCTCCTTGGCTGTTGTAGTGATAGAGACAGTCTTAGCTGGGTCTGGGAGCGGGGGGCATGGGGTGGGCGGGCCTGTCGTGTGTGTAGCCTTCTCTGGTGTGTGTTGCGGGGGTGGGGGCCGGTGAAAGTGATTTGATGTGCAGAATATTATTTATTACAAGGTCCTTCTTCCCCGTAAAACTTTGTCCAAGTACCTCATGTACGGTAATCCGCCCGTAAAATATAACCCTGCCCAACTGGCCaattgctgctgctgcctcctcctcTGGACCCACCCGCTGCTACTGAGCTGCCCAGTAAGAGCCGAGCCTGCTATCCTGGTGCCTCGGCCAGAAGGGGGGTTGTTGTATGTGGGCTCCTGGGGGGGGCCCCACACCTGCCTCACATACCTGGGGCCAGAAGAGCACTGTTCAGGAGAGACTTGTATTCAGAAAGCAAAGTACATCTGGAAAGGGGCGGACTGGTGCCATTTCCCTACTTGGGATGCCTCGAGAAGAACTTTTGTCAGTGCTGGGGCCCCTGTTCACATGCCTCTGCTAGGGGCTTTCTTGTTCTCTACAGACTGTTGGATTCCCTTTCTAGGGCAACAAAGCCTCCCTAAAGAGCCATGTGTGGGCATGGCAGCAGGCTATAAGATACCAAAGTGGGGCCCTCAGAATAAGCTTCAACAACTGGGGATCCTGCGGAATGTCAATGGTCTAAGCCCCAGGGACTTAATGCTGGTGACGTCCCAGTCTACTACATCACTGCTCACTCATCAGATGGACTTTTCCTCTGGTCCCTGGCTGCACATGGTGGAGGGTAGTATGCTGGCAGCTCTTACCACTTCTCCATCTTTGGAGACAGGGGCCTGGACGCATCCATCCACCTGACTGGAGCCACTGTCCCAGCTGGAGCTCTCTGAGGCGAAGCCACACACTCTGAGAAGAAAAACAGCCTAGCCTTACGTTGTCATTCTTCCCTTGGAATGTCTACCTACCATTCCAGGGGCACCTTCATCTGAGGCGCCATGACCACATCTGATCAAAGGCTTCCCCACCTAGTTGCAGGCAGAGGAAAAAGGGACCCTGGAGTCAGCCATCACCTGGATTGCAAATGTCGAGTGTTGTCATTGCTGCAGTTTGCCACAGATGGACATGGGGGCCATGTCTGCCTCTCATAATACAGAGCATGAGCCACTCCTGCCATTCAGTGGCCACCTCATCAGGGACTACAAGATGGTGCCCATACAGGGCTGGAACTTCTGTCTCTCccctcattttccccctctgcCCCTCGCTGAGCCCGGGCATCACCATTGAACTGTCTGACATCTTGGAGACTGGGCACTGCCCCCCCAATTTTTCCCCTTGCCCCCCCTTCGCCCCCCCGGGAGGACTGTGGCTCTGCCGCCGACCACCACGCCGTGCACTCACCTTTTTTGCCAACCCAACCCCCCACCAATTGCACAGCGCCTAGCAGGGAGGGCTCATTCTGATTGGACCGGCGGTTGACTAGATACAGTACACAGTGAGGTGCGATTGGCTGAACTGAAGATCccaggtgtgagatggtacctggAACATTTGTCATattcctaatttatttattttcttctttttttttctttttccccccaaaaatctttattttatttttccccttttttctttaatttcctgatttctttattgattttatttatttggttcatgtttttcctgttttaattaagactttttttttttctcactaacTTTCCCGTCGAGAGCGGCCCGGCTGGGGTCAGGCTGGCCCTTAACGGAGACCAAGGAGACTTGGTTAGATGACAGAagcagggctggggagggaggtggaaagcAGAGGTTTTGTCAAGAGTCCTGCTCCACCCTTTAGAAGGGTGGCCTTAGTTTTTCCAGAAATAAGCACACAAATATGAAGCTTCTCCACTCTGTCCCCCATTCTTAGCCTTTCCCTTCTGCTCTATTCCTAGTCCCTTTCCTTTGGAAGCCACCTTCTAGTCCTCAGTTAAAGCCCATAAGGCATGAGTCCTGGTTGGAGAAGGAATGGTAAGTCCCTCATGGAGCCAAGTAGGATACCTAGGGAGGTCTAAGAACACAACTGgtgaaaaagacagtccctttccAGACCTTCCTGTAGTTAGCTGTGGGTTCACATGGCCTTTCGCTCACTCTCCTCCAGTCAAGCTGGCCTTGGGCTGCCTTCCTCCAAAAGATGTCAGGACTGTGGGTAACAAATCTTCGGAGTCTAACCCTCTGGAGCCCAAAAGCATCCTGCAAAGAGGACACAAGACAAGCAGAGCCGCTTGTGCTTGAGGGATCACAGTCATTTTCATTGGTAGACTGGTCATttgaagggagggaaatgaagaTCCTTGAGGCCTTTCCCAGCCCAAAGTTGGCTTTGTTCCTTCACTTTTAACCTGAGTTAATAGGGAGCAAGGAGGACTGCATCAGCCAACTCTGGGCAGTAGAGGCCGTGGCCTCAGAATCTGGGCCGGGCATGTCTCAACCCAGAAGGACTATGAAGGGGGCATGACAACATCTTTGAAGAGCGGGGCAGGCTACCACCCCCTCAGAGTCTTCTTTCTACCTTATTTCTGGTAAAGCTAACATGCAGGCATGGTGTGGACTGGACGGACCTTTCCCCAATGTgacgtttggttttgtttttttctctaactTGCATCGGTTCCGCTTCCGTTTTTGCTGTTTGCCGCTTCTGTTttggtctctctgtctgtctctgtccctcttaCTCTGTGTCTCTGGAGCCTGTGCTGAGACTGCCCTTATCTAacctctccccccctctctgtggggtgtgtctctctctcttttttccccttctcttctctatgCAGAGCTCGATGCCCAAATCCTTCAAGAGGAAGATCTCCGTTGTCTGTAAGTCCAGACTTAAGTCACTGATATTTAGGGATCCCATGGCAGCCAGAGTTTTTGGTGGCACAGACAGACTTCTCTGTTGCTCTGCAGCTTTCTCCCTTAAGTGTATAGGTTTTTGCCATTTCTCTGGTTCCATTGAACTTAGGCCAGTTTCCAAGTAATAGGAAGGTTTACTTCTCTCCCAATGGAAATATACAGTGAGGTGTTTCAAACCCTACTCTCCTTTACTGTTCCTCCCTTCTTGTTCTTTGCAGTTCTAGAGCCCAAAGtgctatggagagagagagagagagagagagagagagagagagagagagattccttCAAATACCTATGTTCCTAGAGCCAGAGAATAGGATTGACGGCCCTCTTGTCTCACAAGACGAGTTTCTTCCATCCTGCTAGAGGATGTTTGAGAAAAagcacagtttttaaaaaattctgggcCCCGTACAACCATACATCTTTTGTTCCCTTCTCCAcaattttaaatgtcatttctctctccatttgaGGGGTTTTCCTTTCCACACATCCCCCACCAAATTGTGATTTGCTGCCTTTAAGTACAGGTAGGTAGTTTCAATCAGGTCACACTGAAGACAAGTTTTTTCCAATCCCTAAGGATACTTGCCTTAGTTTAAAATATGTTAACAATCTGGATTGATGGATAGAAAATCCAAGTTAAAGGTTGGTCAGTGGGATTACAAAGGGAACCAGCATAGAGCCCCTGGCCATCTCACAATTGGGCCTTGTTTCTTGGGAGTAGCAGCTACCAAAGGGGTACCAGCTGGAAACAGTGACACGGAAGGAGGCCAGCCAGGACGGAAGAGGCGTTGGGGGGCCAGCACAGCCACCACACAGAAGAAGCCCTCCATCAGTATCACCACCGAGTCTCTCAAGGTAAGGTGGGAAAAGCCTGAGGGGTGGGATGTGGGGAGGTGGGAGTAGACGTGGGCCCAGTGTAACGGGGTGGGGGGGTGTCTGTGTCCCAGAGCCTTATCCCCGACATCAAACCCCTGGCGGGGCAGGAGGCCATTGTGGATCTACATGCTGATGACTCGAGGATCTCTGAAGATGAGACAGAACGTAATGGTGAGGATGGAACCCACGACAAGGGGCTGAAGATATGCCGGACCGTCACTCAGGTAAAATGCTCAGGGTGCTAAGGAGCCAGGTTATAGGGAGGAGTGAGAGTTTCTCTCTCCTGTTCCATTGATTCAGCGTCTCTTACTGCAAATCAGGGACTTGCGTATTTGTACGCAATGTTGAGAACTTGTAACAGATGACATGCCTCGTTTAACATCATTTCCACGATTTTAGAAAGAGCTGCTGAGGTCACTCATTCCTCCTGGTCTCATCAGAAAGAGTCAGGGTCATGGATGTGATGTGTTTGTCAGGGGATGCTTCAGAGCCTCGGATGGTCCCTTACCTTCTTCCTTTCTGTAGGTGGTGCCAGCAGAGGGCCAGGAAAATGGGCAacgagaagaagaggaggaagaaaaagagcctGAAGTTGAGCCCCCTGAAGCACCTCAGGTGTCTGTAGAAGTTGCCTTGCCTCCCCCTGTGGAGCACGAAGTGAAAAAAGGTAATGAGGCCATGAAAGGACAGAAGGGTCATTCTGGAGAAGGCGGGAATCCTACCGTCGGGCCCTGCTGACAGCCATTCCTGGGTTTGGTGTTTGCAGTGACGCTGGGAGACACTCTGACCCGGCGCTCCATCAGCCAGCAGAAGTCTGGTGTGTCCATCACAATCGATGATCCTGTTCGTACAGCCCAGGTGCCTTCGCCACCTCGGGGCAAGATCAATAACATTGTCCATATCTCCAACTTGGTGAGTGgcttccatccccacccccacctgaaGAAGGCACATTCCCAAGCCTTGTGCCTGGGCTACAGAGTATTAGACCTTAGAAATGACTACCTTCCAACCCTTCTTTCCTATTCCCTCTCCATTGGCAGGTTCGTCCTTTTACCCTAGGCCAGTTGAAGGAGCTGCTGGGTCGGACAGGGACCCTGGTGGAGGAAGCCTTCTGGATAGATAAAATCAAGTCCCATTGCTACGTGACGGTGAGGTGGAAGGACTGCTGGGTGGACAGGGCTGTGGAGGTCCTTTAGGCCCATCGGGGATGTTGTAGGACGGTGACTAAGGGGAAGGctataaaatggtctttttttccGCTCTCCTTCCATCAGTACTCGACGGTAGAGGAGGCTGTTGCCACTCGGACCGCTCTGCATGGAGTCAAGTGGCCCCAGTCCAACCCCAAATTCCTGTGTGCTGACTATGCAGAGCAGGATGAGGTATGAGACcgagaaggaaagagatgggaaGGAGGTGGACCTCTTATCTGACCAAGCCAGGGCGGCCTTTCTCAGGGGCCAGGGGCCAGAGGCTTTCCACTCAGGGTCTTCGGGAAGAGGCCCCTGCGGTGCCCGCTGCCGTTTCCCTCGTTGAACCTGTGGCACTGCTTGAAAGATGCCCCCGAGATTCACCTGAGGCGGCGGTCACGAGCGTTTTCATTCCCCTCCTGTCCGCCCTTGTGTACCCGCAGCTGGACTTCCACCGAGGCCTCTTGCCGGACAGACCCTCCGAGCCCAAGGCCGAGGAGCAGGGCGGCCCGCGGCCCCTGCACCCTCCGCCCCCGCCCCCAGCCCAGCCGGCCCACCACCCCCGGGCAGAGCAGAGGGAGCAGGAGCGGGCAGTGCGGGAGCAGTGGGCAGAGCGAGAGCGGGAGATGGAGCGCCGGGAGCGCACGCGATCGGAGCGGGAGTGGGACCGGGACAAGGTTCGGGAAGGGCCCCGGTCCCGCTCTCGCTCCCGGGACCGCCGCCGCAAGGAACGCGCCAAGTCCAAGGAGAAGAAGAGTGAAAAGAAAGGTATGAGCGGGCAGCAGGTGGCTCTCCCCAGCCTTGGCCGGGGACGCTCGGAGCCTGACCTTGGCTGTCTTGGCAGAGAAAGCCCAGGAGGAGCCCCCGGCCAAGCTGCTGGACGACCTGTTCCGGAAGACCAAGGCGGCGCCCTGCATCTACTGGCTGCCCCTGACCGACTGCCAGGTGAGCCTCCTCTGCGGCAGCGCAGGGCCCGGGCATGGGGCAGGTcggggagggcagggagggccCGGGCACGGGGTCGGGGTCGGGGAGGGCCCAGGCACGGGGCAGGGAGGGCCCGGGCACG includes:
- the ACIN1 gene encoding apoptotic chromatin condensation inducer in the nucleus isoform X4 — translated: MSPDRCCSSSTIEPATTSSLAFLLLLLLLLQRAWPDQPGVCQGDKQHFQGEKKKSMLSESKEGEEKEEVTMETAENRPENEVAEPPMPMADAASGEERPEGSVEDEEKKESSMPKSFKRKISVVSATKGVPAGNSDTEGGQPGRKRRWGASTATTQKKPSISITTESLKSLIPDIKPLAGQEAIVDLHADDSRISEDETERNGEDGTHDKGLKICRTVTQVVPAEGQENGQREEEEEEKEPEVEPPEAPQVSVEVALPPPVEHEVKKVTLGDTLTRRSISQQKSGVSITIDDPVRTAQVPSPPRGKINNIVHISNLVRPFTLGQLKELLGRTGTLVEEAFWIDKIKSHCYVTYSTVEEAVATRTALHGVKWPQSNPKFLCADYAEQDELDFHRGLLPDRPSEPKAEEQGGPRPLHPPPPPPAQPAHHPRAEQREQERAVREQWAEREREMERRERTRSEREWDRDKVREGPRSRSRSRDRRRKERAKSKEKKSEKKEKAQEEPPAKLLDDLFRKTKAAPCIYWLPLTDCQIVQKEAERAERAKEREKRRKEQEEEEQKEREKEAERERSRQLEREKRREHSRERERERDRERDRGERERERERERGRDRDRRDAKRHSRSRSRSTPVRDRGGRR